Proteins from a genomic interval of Mesobacillus sp. S13:
- the sdhA gene encoding succinate dehydrogenase flavoprotein subunit yields MSKGKVIVVGGGLAGLMATIKVAETGTPVELFSLVPVKRSHSVCAQGGINGAVNTKGEGDSPWEHFDDTVYGGDFLANQPPVKAMAEAAPGIIHLLDRMGVMFNRTPEGLLDFRRFGGTQHHRTAFAGATTGQQLLYALDEQVRRHEVAGLVTKYEGWEFLGIVKDEEGVCRGVVAQNLTSMEIKSFAADAVIMATGGPGIIFGKTTNSVINTGSAAAIVYQQGGYYANGEFIQIHPTAIPGDDKLRLMSESARGEGGRVWTYKDGKPWYFLEEKYPAYGNLVPRDIATREIFDVCVSQKLGINGENMVYLDLSHKDPKELDIKLGGIIEIYEKFMGDDPRKVPMKIFPAVHYSMGGLWVDYDQMTNIPGLFAAGEVDYSQHGANRLGANSLLSAIYGGMVAGPNAIRYINGLEKSSDAISSALFDDAVKMEEEKWNNVMSLDGTENAYVLHKELGEWMTDNVTVVRYNDRLLKTDEKIVELMERYKNININDTAKWSNQGAVFTRQLQNMLQLARVITIGAYNRNESRGAHYKPEFPDRNDEDFLKTTMAKFVDANSAPAFHYEEVDTSLIQPRKRDYSKKKGE; encoded by the coding sequence ATGAGTAAAGGTAAGGTGATCGTAGTCGGCGGCGGCTTGGCTGGCTTAATGGCTACAATTAAAGTTGCAGAAACAGGAACTCCTGTTGAACTGTTTTCTCTAGTGCCGGTAAAACGTTCCCACTCTGTATGTGCACAGGGCGGAATCAACGGTGCAGTAAATACAAAAGGTGAAGGTGACTCTCCTTGGGAGCACTTTGACGATACAGTATACGGCGGGGACTTCCTTGCGAACCAGCCGCCAGTTAAGGCAATGGCTGAAGCAGCGCCTGGAATCATCCACCTTCTTGACCGTATGGGTGTCATGTTCAACCGTACGCCAGAAGGTTTGCTTGATTTCCGCCGCTTTGGAGGAACTCAGCATCACCGTACAGCATTTGCTGGTGCTACAACTGGACAACAGCTTCTATACGCTTTGGATGAGCAGGTTCGCCGTCATGAAGTGGCTGGTTTGGTCACAAAGTACGAAGGCTGGGAATTCCTTGGAATAGTTAAGGATGAGGAAGGTGTGTGCCGCGGAGTCGTAGCACAAAACCTGACTTCAATGGAAATCAAATCATTTGCTGCTGATGCTGTCATCATGGCAACTGGAGGCCCTGGCATCATTTTCGGTAAAACAACGAACTCTGTTATCAATACGGGATCAGCTGCTGCGATCGTTTACCAGCAGGGCGGTTATTACGCTAATGGTGAATTCATCCAGATTCACCCTACAGCAATCCCTGGGGATGACAAACTCCGCCTGATGAGTGAATCTGCCCGTGGTGAAGGTGGACGAGTATGGACGTACAAAGATGGTAAGCCGTGGTACTTCCTTGAAGAGAAGTATCCAGCTTATGGAAACCTTGTACCGCGTGATATTGCAACACGTGAAATCTTTGATGTGTGCGTAAGCCAGAAGCTTGGCATCAACGGTGAGAACATGGTTTACCTTGACCTTTCACATAAGGATCCTAAAGAGCTTGATATCAAGCTTGGCGGTATCATTGAAATCTATGAGAAATTCATGGGCGATGACCCAAGAAAAGTTCCTATGAAAATTTTCCCTGCTGTTCACTATTCTATGGGCGGACTATGGGTTGACTATGATCAAATGACCAATATTCCTGGCTTGTTTGCTGCAGGTGAGGTTGATTATTCACAGCACGGTGCGAACCGTCTTGGAGCCAACTCATTATTGTCAGCAATCTATGGCGGAATGGTAGCAGGTCCAAATGCGATCCGTTACATCAATGGACTTGAGAAGAGCTCTGACGCTATTTCTTCTGCCCTATTCGATGATGCTGTCAAGATGGAAGAAGAGAAATGGAACAACGTCATGTCACTTGATGGCACTGAGAATGCATATGTCCTTCACAAAGAGCTTGGCGAGTGGATGACGGACAATGTAACGGTTGTTCGCTACAACGACAGACTTCTGAAAACAGACGAGAAAATCGTCGAGTTGATGGAGCGCTATAAGAATATCAATATTAACGATACTGCAAAGTGGAGCAACCAGGGTGCTGTATTCACACGTCAGCTTCAAAACATGCTTCAGCTTGCACGTGTTATCACAATCGGTGCTTATAACCGTAACGAAAGCCGTGGGGCTCACTATAAACCGGAATTCCCTGATCGTAATGATGAGGACTTCTTGAAAACTACTATGGCGAAGTTTGTTGATGCAAACTCTGCTCCAGCATTCCATTATGAAGAAGTAGATACTTCATTAATCCAACCGCGTAAGCGCGATTACTCTAAGAAGAAGGGGGAGTAA
- a CDS encoding MarR family winged helix-turn-helix transcriptional regulator, producing MKLEGVEKNKGLETVADIEKDLRYISGIIKQKGRELLSNYTITPPQFIALQWLFEDGDMTIGELSNKMFLACSTTTDLVDRMEKNELVVRVKDPNDRRVVRIHLLDEGERIIDEVIKKRQLYLQEVLKDFSGDEILSLKEGLAKLHQEMREE from the coding sequence ATGAAACTTGAAGGGGTAGAAAAGAATAAGGGGCTGGAGACAGTAGCTGATATCGAAAAGGATTTACGGTACATATCAGGCATCATTAAGCAGAAGGGACGCGAACTTCTTAGCAATTACACGATCACCCCTCCCCAGTTCATTGCCCTGCAATGGCTATTTGAGGACGGGGATATGACGATCGGGGAACTGTCGAATAAAATGTTCCTTGCCTGCAGTACAACCACAGATCTGGTGGACAGGATGGAGAAGAATGAACTTGTTGTCAGGGTGAAGGATCCCAATGATAGACGTGTAGTCCGCATCCATCTTTTGGACGAAGGTGAAAGGATCATCGATGAAGTGATCAAGAAACGACAGTTATACCTTCAAGAAGTTTTGAAGGACTTTTCAGGTGATGAAATATTATCCCTTAAAGAGGGCTTAGCGAAATTACATCAAGAAATGCGAGAAGAATGA
- a CDS encoding acyl-CoA thioesterase gives MKKMEYINEIVSWEEEFDFFYPVKVRFSETDMFGHLNNTVPFTYFEQARIEYFKSQGFMQDWVKPENETIPVVADLQCDYVSQIFFDEDLRIFVKANYIGNSSVDLHYMVKKTDGSICLTGRGTIVQISKRTGKGVSWTEEMRQLFLESKKSVLK, from the coding sequence ATGAAAAAGATGGAGTACATTAATGAGATTGTAAGCTGGGAAGAGGAATTTGATTTTTTTTATCCGGTGAAGGTTCGGTTTTCGGAAACCGATATGTTCGGGCACTTAAATAACACTGTTCCGTTTACATATTTTGAACAGGCGAGGATTGAATACTTCAAGAGCCAGGGATTCATGCAGGATTGGGTGAAACCAGAGAATGAGACGATTCCGGTCGTTGCCGATCTGCAATGTGATTATGTTAGCCAGATTTTCTTTGATGAAGACCTTAGAATATTTGTGAAAGCCAACTATATTGGAAATTCCTCAGTGGACCTTCACTATATGGTCAAAAAAACCGATGGCTCGATTTGTCTGACTGGCAGGGGAACAATTGTACAAATTTCCAAGAGGACGGGAAAGGGAGTATCCTGGACAGAGGAAATGAGGCAATTATTCTTGGAAAGCAAAAAATCAGTTCTTAAATAA
- a CDS encoding YslB family protein, whose amino-acid sequence MSEITTSEQKNDSDPLAVPAFGYELIKEVLLPELLGKDTAEILYWAGKRLARKYSLSTLDETIRFFQDAGWGTLTIKEESRREMVLELSSELISSRLKNNPNATFQLEAGFIAQQMEQQKNVTTEAFEHPNKKSAKILFTIKWDKGDLIGE is encoded by the coding sequence ATGAGTGAAATAACTACTTCTGAGCAAAAAAACGATAGCGATCCACTGGCTGTCCCTGCGTTTGGATATGAATTGATCAAGGAAGTCCTACTGCCGGAACTGCTTGGCAAAGACACAGCTGAAATCCTGTATTGGGCCGGAAAACGCCTCGCCCGAAAATATTCATTATCAACCCTTGACGAAACCATCCGCTTTTTCCAGGATGCCGGCTGGGGCACACTGACCATCAAAGAAGAATCCCGAAGAGAAATGGTGCTTGAACTTAGCAGCGAGCTCATTTCCTCCAGACTGAAAAACAATCCTAACGCTACATTCCAGCTAGAAGCAGGTTTCATTGCCCAGCAAATGGAACAGCAGAAAAATGTTACAACCGAAGCCTTCGAACACCCCAATAAAAAATCAGCGAAAATCTTGTTCACGATCAAATGGGATAAGGGTGATTTGATTGGCGAATGA
- the gerE gene encoding spore germination transcription factor GerE produces MKENEYTHKPLLTKREREVFELLVQDKTTKEIASELFISEKTVRNHISNAMQKLGVKGRSQAVVELLRMGELEL; encoded by the coding sequence TTGAAGGAAAATGAATATACTCACAAGCCATTACTCACTAAACGCGAAAGAGAAGTTTTCGAACTGTTAGTACAAGACAAAACAACAAAAGAGATCGCTAGTGAATTATTTATCAGCGAAAAAACGGTTCGGAACCATATTTCAAACGCCATGCAAAAGCTTGGTGTAAAGGGGCGTTCCCAAGCTGTTGTAGAGCTCCTGCGTATGGGAGAGCTAGAACTTTAA
- a CDS encoding succinate dehydrogenase cytochrome b558 subunit — protein sequence MAGRQEFYWRRLHSLLGVIPVGLFLMQHLVVNHFATGGEESFNSAAHFMEQLPFRYFLEIFIIFLPLLFHAIYGLYIAFTAKNNIGQYSYFRNWMFMLQRVSGVITLIFVAWHVWETRIAAAFGAEVNFQMMETILSSPFMLWFYLIGVISTTFHFANGLWSFFVSWGITVTPRSQVISTYVTIGVFIALSIVGVRAILAFV from the coding sequence ATGGCAGGTAGACAAGAGTTTTATTGGCGGAGGCTGCATTCTTTGCTGGGTGTCATTCCAGTGGGTCTTTTCCTTATGCAGCACCTTGTAGTCAACCATTTCGCTACAGGGGGAGAAGAATCATTCAATAGCGCAGCACATTTTATGGAGCAGTTGCCTTTCAGGTACTTTTTAGAAATTTTCATTATCTTCTTACCATTATTATTCCATGCGATTTATGGTCTTTATATTGCTTTTACAGCGAAAAACAATATAGGCCAATATAGCTATTTCAGGAACTGGATGTTCATGCTACAGCGTGTTTCTGGTGTGATTACATTGATTTTCGTAGCTTGGCATGTATGGGAAACTCGTATCGCGGCAGCATTTGGTGCAGAAGTTAACTTCCAGATGATGGAGACGATCCTATCTTCTCCATTCATGCTATGGTTCTATTTGATTGGTGTCATCTCTACAACTTTCCACTTTGCGAACGGATTATGGTCATTCTTCGTGAGTTGGGGAATTACTGTAACACCGCGTTCACAAGTGATTTCCACTTACGTAACGATCGGAGTTTTCATTGCGCTTTCCATCGTAGGTGTCCGCGCAATCCTGGCATTTGTATAA
- a CDS encoding class D sortase, whose amino-acid sequence MKFTKILAILIVISGVIVLGIGLFQLWDIKQQEKISLATAKELVKEDKPKATKEEFMPETGEASGLLVIPKIEAELAIVEGTDADDLEKGVGHYKGSFYPEENGQIVLSGHRDTVFRKAGDLELGDQLTMKMPYGDYTYEITSTKIVSADDTSIITLQNTEEELILTTCYPFSYVGDAPDRYIIYAKRILDEN is encoded by the coding sequence ATGAAATTTACAAAAATATTGGCAATCCTGATTGTCATTAGTGGAGTGATTGTCCTAGGGATAGGATTATTTCAGCTGTGGGACATAAAACAGCAGGAGAAGATTTCCCTGGCAACGGCGAAAGAATTGGTTAAGGAAGATAAGCCAAAGGCTACAAAAGAAGAATTCATGCCTGAAACCGGAGAGGCTTCCGGATTGCTGGTTATACCGAAGATAGAAGCGGAATTGGCTATAGTGGAGGGAACGGATGCCGACGACCTCGAGAAGGGTGTTGGCCATTATAAAGGCTCCTTCTACCCTGAGGAAAATGGACAAATCGTTCTCTCCGGCCACCGTGATACAGTTTTCCGAAAAGCAGGGGACCTTGAATTGGGTGATCAACTGACGATGAAAATGCCTTATGGTGATTATACGTATGAGATAACGAGCACAAAAATCGTCAGCGCAGATGATACCAGTATCATTACCCTCCAAAATACCGAAGAAGAGCTCATTTTAACAACCTGCTACCCGTTCAGTTATGTTGGCGATGCACCCGACAGATATATCATCTATGCAAAAAGAATATTGGATGAAAACTAG
- the sdhB gene encoding succinate dehydrogenase iron-sulfur subunit has product MSENKTVTFVISRQDTPDSAPYDETFVLDYRPNMNVISALMEIRRNPVNSKGEATTPIAWDMNCLEEVCGACSMVINGRPRQSCSALVDQLEQPIRLEPMRTFPVVRDLQVDRSRMFDSLKRVKAWVPIDGTYDLGPGPRMPEKKRQWAYELSKCMTCGVCLEACPNVNDKSDFIGPQPLSQVRLFNAHPTGALNKGERLETIMGDGGLANCGNSQNCVQSCPKGIPLTTSIAALNRDTTFQSFKNFFGSDQV; this is encoded by the coding sequence ATGTCAGAGAATAAAACTGTTACTTTTGTAATCAGCCGTCAGGATACTCCTGATTCAGCCCCTTATGATGAAACGTTTGTATTAGATTATCGTCCAAATATGAACGTCATTTCGGCACTGATGGAAATCCGACGTAACCCAGTGAACTCAAAAGGTGAAGCAACGACACCTATTGCCTGGGATATGAACTGTCTTGAAGAAGTTTGTGGTGCGTGTTCTATGGTCATCAATGGCCGCCCGCGCCAGTCTTGCTCAGCGCTGGTTGACCAGCTTGAGCAGCCGATCAGGCTTGAGCCAATGAGAACATTCCCGGTTGTCCGTGACCTTCAGGTTGACCGCAGCCGTATGTTCGACTCATTGAAGCGCGTTAAAGCTTGGGTTCCAATCGATGGCACTTACGATCTTGGACCTGGACCTCGTATGCCAGAGAAAAAGCGCCAGTGGGCTTATGAACTTTCAAAATGTATGACTTGCGGTGTCTGCCTTGAGGCTTGTCCTAACGTAAACGACAAGTCCGATTTCATTGGGCCGCAGCCGTTATCACAGGTTCGTCTATTCAATGCCCATCCAACAGGTGCTTTGAACAAAGGCGAGCGACTTGAAACAATCATGGGAGACGGCGGACTTGCGAACTGTGGTAACTCACAGAACTGCGTCCAGTCTTGCCCTAAAGGCATTCCATTGACTACATCGATCGCAGCCTTGAACCGTGATACTACATTCCAGTCATTCAAGAACTTCTTCGGAAGCGATCAAGTTTAA